In Cervus elaphus chromosome 5, mCerEla1.1, whole genome shotgun sequence, the following proteins share a genomic window:
- the LOC122693719 gene encoding NEDD8-like gives MLIKVKTLTGKEIEIDIEPTDKVERIKERVEEKEGIPPQQQRLIYSGKQRNDEKTAADYKILGGSVLHLVLALRGGGGLRQ, from the coding sequence ATGCTAATTAAAGTGAAGACGCTGACTGGAAAGGAGATCGAGATTGACATTGAACCCACGGACAAGGTGGAACGAATCAAGGAGCGTgtggaggagaaagagggaatTCCACCACAGCAGCAGCGGCTCATCTACAGTGGTAAACAGAGGAATGATGAGAAGACAGCAGCTGATTACAAGATATTAGGTGGTTCAGTCCTCCATCTGGTGTTGGCTCTGAGAGGAGGAGGTGGTCTTAGGCAGTGA